From Prosthecobacter sp., the proteins below share one genomic window:
- a CDS encoding response regulator transcription factor, which yields MHLLLVEDDTELARQTSLWLREAGHTCTWREKGGAALIALGTESFDAVILDVGLPDMDGFTVVEQMRARGFGLPVLFLTARDNVTDRVRGLKAGGDDYVTKPFAVEELLARLEALQRRAMGSAAAPATRHLGQWTLDPIKRRLRHGNETVELQPREWTLLEVLLANEGRVLTKKFLLEKVWDIQFDPGTNVVDAMICRLRRKIDTPGQPSQLQTVRGKGYVLQAVP from the coding sequence ATGCACCTCCTGCTCGTCGAAGATGACACCGAACTCGCCCGCCAGACCAGCCTCTGGCTGCGTGAGGCCGGTCACACCTGCACTTGGCGGGAGAAAGGCGGCGCGGCGCTTATTGCGCTGGGCACAGAGTCTTTTGACGCGGTGATCCTCGATGTGGGCCTGCCGGACATGGACGGCTTCACGGTCGTCGAGCAGATGCGTGCGCGTGGATTCGGCCTGCCGGTGCTGTTTCTCACCGCACGCGACAACGTGACCGACCGCGTGCGCGGCCTGAAGGCCGGTGGCGATGATTATGTGACAAAACCCTTCGCTGTAGAGGAGTTGCTGGCGCGCTTGGAGGCACTTCAGCGTCGTGCCATGGGCAGTGCCGCCGCTCCGGCCACACGCCATCTCGGCCAATGGACGCTTGATCCGATCAAACGCCGCCTGCGCCACGGGAACGAGACCGTGGAACTGCAGCCACGCGAGTGGACGCTGCTGGAAGTGCTGCTGGCCAACGAGGGCCGCGTCCTGACAAAAAAATTCCTGCTCGAAAAAGTCTGGGACATCCAGTTTGATCCTGGCACGAATGTCGTGGATGCCATGATCTGCCGTCTGCGCCGGAAGATCGACACACCTGGGCAGCCGTCCCAACTGCAAACCGTCCGAGGCAAAGGCTATGTTCTCCAAGCTGTTCCCTGA
- a CDS encoding amidohydrolase family protein — protein MKPIYALLAFQAFAAAAPTLYLNGKIVTLDAQERIAEAMAVEDGKIVAVGTNDEIKQLGGSAVDLGGEMVLPGLIETHCHSIGAARASFAGEYQELYDIPGIQAWIKAKAAKQAPGTWIEVPRNEITRLKERRFPTPEELDAATTQHPVLFVSVTKSVLNSAGWKLLGVVDEKSKVAGGDVIFENGRPVLIRGGQAPLRALMPQPPTPSEDQLRAKLKELHGIYNSVGITSIFERATDRAGFDLFRDLSAKHELTTRVRGTFRFSAKDAAGVESYVKKLGLQFGEGDDMVRASCLKITVDGGIHWGTTWLSEPHGEKRTAFYRNTDPYYEGTHSYTSEQMREIFGAANKLGWPISAHVTGDGGAMEVLRAVEAVSQQQPSMIDRRFNLIHCYFPSDEMTVLAKKLNVGVDTQSYLYFRDADFIAKIYGPSWAERFLGLGSWVKAGVPVAINSDHMIGFDPDHCMNSFNPFLMLYIAVSRKDDLGQIHGEHQKLSRLDALRTITTWAAWLSFDEKRLGSLEKGKLADFVVIDRDYLTCAENEIKAIKPLRTVMGGKTVFLR, from the coding sequence ATGAAACCGATCTACGCCCTGCTGGCGTTCCAAGCATTCGCCGCAGCGGCTCCCACGCTCTACCTGAACGGCAAGATCGTCACGCTCGACGCGCAAGAGCGCATCGCCGAGGCCATGGCGGTCGAAGATGGCAAAATCGTCGCGGTCGGCACCAACGACGAAATCAAACAGCTTGGCGGTTCAGCGGTCGATCTCGGCGGCGAGATGGTGTTGCCCGGTTTGATCGAAACGCACTGCCACAGCATCGGCGCCGCGCGCGCGAGCTTTGCCGGCGAGTATCAAGAACTTTACGACATCCCCGGCATCCAGGCTTGGATCAAAGCCAAGGCCGCGAAACAAGCGCCCGGAACGTGGATCGAAGTGCCACGCAACGAGATCACACGACTCAAAGAGCGGCGTTTCCCCACGCCGGAGGAGCTCGATGCCGCCACGACACAACATCCGGTGCTGTTTGTCTCCGTAACGAAATCGGTGCTGAACTCCGCCGGTTGGAAGCTGCTCGGAGTCGTCGATGAGAAGAGCAAAGTGGCCGGTGGCGACGTGATATTTGAAAATGGCCGGCCTGTTTTGATACGTGGCGGCCAGGCACCCCTGCGCGCGCTCATGCCGCAGCCGCCGACACCGTCCGAGGATCAATTGCGGGCCAAACTCAAGGAACTGCACGGCATCTATAACTCCGTCGGCATCACCAGCATCTTCGAGCGGGCGACGGATCGCGCGGGTTTCGATCTGTTTCGTGATTTGAGCGCCAAACACGAGCTGACCACCCGCGTGCGCGGTACGTTTCGCTTCTCGGCCAAGGATGCCGCCGGTGTGGAGAGTTATGTGAAGAAACTCGGTCTCCAGTTCGGCGAAGGCGATGACATGGTCCGCGCCTCCTGCCTCAAGATCACCGTCGATGGCGGCATTCATTGGGGCACGACGTGGTTGAGCGAACCCCACGGCGAAAAACGCACGGCCTTCTATCGCAACACCGACCCTTACTACGAAGGCACGCACAGCTACACGTCGGAGCAGATGCGCGAGATCTTCGGTGCGGCCAACAAGCTCGGCTGGCCGATCAGCGCCCACGTCACCGGCGACGGTGGCGCGATGGAAGTGCTGCGTGCCGTGGAGGCCGTGAGCCAGCAGCAGCCCAGCATGATCGACCGCCGCTTCAATCTCATTCACTGCTACTTCCCCTCCGACGAAATGACCGTGTTGGCCAAAAAGCTCAATGTCGGCGTCGATACGCAGAGCTACCTGTATTTTCGCGACGCCGACTTCATCGCGAAGATTTACGGCCCATCGTGGGCAGAGCGCTTCCTCGGCCTCGGTTCCTGGGTGAAGGCCGGCGTGCCCGTGGCGATCAACAGCGACCACATGATCGGTTTTGATCCCGATCACTGCATGAACAGCTTCAATCCCTTCCTCATGCTCTACATCGCCGTGAGCCGCAAAGATGATCTGGGTCAGATTCACGGAGAACATCAGAAGCTCTCACGTCTCGATGCGCTGCGCACCATCACCACCTGGGCCGCGTGGCTGAGTTTTGATGAGAAACGCCTCGGCTCGCTCGAAAAAGGCAAGCTGGCCGATTTCGTTGTGATTGATCGCGATTATCTGACCTGCGCCGAGAACGAAATCAAAGCCATCAAGCCGCTGCGGACTGTGATGGGTGGGAAGACGGTGTTTTTGCGCTGA
- a CDS encoding heparinase II/III family protein, with translation MKTVLRFRSLVATGLLALTCAQAQLAEEYRPWTNTAGKQIEATLVSVDAVAKTLKLKMKDGREFDVPIATLSPADFEYAKARYAAMQAAPAAAPAVAMPATPAGTPPAATPPAATPKGGAKVVASKPAPPRPPIKVIPASTFKAPAANDYLSGIAKVRPRLIHNAAGWAALKAQIAADPVLAKMMEALKASGEDLLQDPGLTRINGDTGGEGPKAIYRIGLVGALAYCDGDLKWQDKGKQEVLALTDKTSFRDWHPDLIDNVTDMVVATALGYDWFRSALNAEQATTVRTYLAEKGIDALVAHLEGEEIPDTAKGLSGGQTESKGKAAPKKAAPKVDNSKLPPDGKQMAAATALLIAAIALVDEEPAVAKKAADAGAKIFGKGITRFAPAGVWPEGLQAGEDVMDYIAMLSHTLKSAAGRDLGLSLLEGIPQFGIARMHLIGPSGQTFNFGDSKSAASTRPWIATWLCGNHGNPGIRAVAAVAKQPVSSNYFGPLAGNFLYYNPHAAGDGTADTLDYALPGGFVATSRSGWEKTDYFIAVKGGENEDHTAQLDIGSFVLEAGGQRWGIELGMEGDRVSGYEVKPGADRTKRFGYYLAGTAGQNTLMFDDNQDLEARAGVLLSASTPERGVAVIDMTKAYSKDAKDVHRGVMVVRGATPYLVIQDDLQVKNSKTLTWSMQTDAEIAAEGTSAKLTKGGKTLLATIVSPAGATFTSAKPPVPEKIDAQARDLTKINVLKASIPEAKGPQSLCITFTVADTAPAHTHQPIAEWVKVK, from the coding sequence ATGAAAACTGTTCTGCGTTTCCGCTCCCTCGTCGCCACCGGCCTGCTTGCCCTCACCTGTGCCCAGGCCCAGCTCGCCGAAGAATATCGCCCGTGGACCAACACCGCCGGCAAGCAGATTGAGGCTACGCTCGTCTCCGTCGATGCGGTGGCAAAGACACTGAAGCTCAAGATGAAGGACGGCCGTGAATTCGACGTGCCCATCGCGACGCTGAGCCCGGCGGATTTTGAATACGCCAAGGCACGCTACGCCGCCATGCAGGCCGCGCCCGCCGCCGCTCCGGCGGTTGCGATGCCTGCCACGCCGGCTGGAACACCGCCTGCGGCCACGCCTCCCGCTGCCACACCGAAGGGTGGTGCCAAGGTGGTGGCCAGCAAACCCGCGCCGCCACGCCCGCCGATCAAAGTCATCCCCGCGTCCACTTTCAAGGCACCCGCCGCGAATGATTACCTCAGCGGCATCGCCAAGGTGCGCCCGCGGTTGATTCACAACGCCGCGGGCTGGGCCGCGCTGAAGGCACAGATCGCCGCCGATCCGGTGCTGGCAAAGATGATGGAGGCGCTCAAGGCCTCTGGCGAAGACCTGCTGCAGGATCCCGGTCTCACCCGCATCAACGGCGACACCGGTGGCGAGGGTCCGAAGGCCATCTACCGCATCGGTCTGGTCGGGGCGCTGGCGTATTGCGATGGGGATTTGAAATGGCAGGACAAGGGCAAACAGGAAGTTCTTGCCCTCACGGACAAGACCTCCTTCCGCGACTGGCACCCCGATCTCATCGACAATGTGACCGACATGGTCGTGGCCACCGCCCTGGGCTATGACTGGTTCCGCAGTGCGCTCAACGCGGAGCAGGCCACCACCGTGCGCACCTACCTCGCCGAGAAAGGCATCGACGCGCTCGTGGCGCACCTCGAAGGCGAGGAAATCCCCGACACCGCCAAAGGCCTGTCTGGTGGCCAGACGGAATCTAAAGGCAAGGCTGCCCCCAAGAAAGCCGCGCCCAAAGTGGACAACAGCAAACTGCCGCCCGACGGCAAACAGATGGCCGCCGCCACCGCCCTGCTCATCGCCGCTATCGCTCTGGTGGATGAGGAGCCTGCCGTTGCCAAAAAGGCCGCAGATGCGGGCGCGAAGATCTTTGGCAAGGGCATCACCCGTTTCGCCCCCGCCGGGGTATGGCCAGAGGGCCTGCAGGCTGGTGAAGATGTCATGGATTACATCGCCATGCTCTCGCATACCCTCAAATCCGCCGCAGGTCGTGATCTCGGTCTCAGCCTGCTGGAAGGCATCCCGCAGTTCGGCATCGCACGCATGCATCTGATCGGTCCCAGCGGCCAGACTTTCAATTTTGGCGACAGCAAGAGTGCCGCCTCCACACGTCCCTGGATCGCCACCTGGCTCTGTGGCAACCATGGCAATCCCGGCATTCGCGCCGTTGCAGCCGTTGCCAAGCAGCCCGTTTCATCCAACTATTTCGGCCCGTTGGCCGGCAATTTCCTTTACTACAACCCGCACGCCGCAGGTGATGGCACGGCGGACACGCTCGACTACGCTCTGCCCGGCGGCTTCGTGGCCACCTCCCGCTCCGGCTGGGAGAAGACGGATTACTTCATCGCCGTCAAAGGCGGTGAAAACGAGGACCACACGGCCCAGCTCGACATTGGCAGCTTCGTGCTCGAAGCGGGCGGCCAGCGCTGGGGGATCGAACTCGGCATGGAGGGTGACCGCGTTTCGGGGTATGAAGTCAAACCAGGTGCGGATCGCACGAAACGGTTTGGCTACTATCTCGCCGGCACCGCAGGCCAGAACACACTGATGTTCGATGACAACCAGGACCTGGAAGCCCGGGCCGGAGTGCTTCTCAGCGCCTCCACTCCTGAGCGTGGCGTGGCGGTGATCGACATGACGAAGGCTTATTCAAAAGACGCGAAGGACGTGCATCGCGGCGTGATGGTCGTGCGCGGAGCGACGCCGTATCTCGTCATTCAGGACGATCTTCAGGTGAAGAACAGCAAGACGCTGACCTGGAGCATGCAGACCGATGCGGAGATCGCCGCAGAGGGAACCTCGGCCAAACTCACCAAGGGTGGCAAGACACTCCTCGCCACCATCGTCTCGCCCGCCGGAGCCACCTTTACCAGCGCCAAGCCGCCGGTACCGGAGAAGATCGACGCGCAGGCGCGTGACCTCACCAAGATCAACGTCCTCAAAGCCAGCATTCCCGAGGCCAAAGGCCCGCAGAGCCTCTGCATCACCTTCACAGTCGCCGACACGGCCCCGGCGCACACGCATCAGCCCATCGCTGAATGGGTGAAGGTGAAGTGA
- the xerA gene encoding site-specific tyrosine recombinase/integron integrase yields the protein MADKLADEFLEFMEVERRSSERTLTNYKLALRQFREWREPFKGWSELTADDFRAYLFELMKKERGRATIRLQFAAMRSFFKWLTRRRGWKTNPLLEVQLPKREKNLPVVLTVAQIEQMLTLPLTQEKSKRDAVWAPERDAAILEMFYSTGMRLSELTALNVEDIDTYTETVRVFGKGKKERLCPVGSKALEAVQRYRAKAGVHDGALFRSKLGTRITTQAVDDVVSKYWRASGLPVHLTPHKFRHSFATHLLNNGADLRSVQELLGHASLSTTQIYTHVSTQRMKEVYEASHPRA from the coding sequence ATGGCCGACAAGCTCGCCGACGAATTCCTGGAGTTCATGGAGGTGGAGCGCCGTTCGTCGGAGCGCACGCTGACGAACTACAAGCTGGCGCTGCGACAGTTCCGCGAGTGGCGGGAGCCTTTCAAAGGCTGGAGCGAACTCACGGCGGATGACTTCCGTGCCTATTTGTTCGAGCTGATGAAGAAGGAACGCGGCCGGGCGACGATCCGGCTGCAATTCGCGGCGATGCGCAGTTTTTTCAAATGGCTGACGCGTCGCCGTGGCTGGAAGACGAATCCGCTACTGGAGGTGCAACTGCCGAAGCGCGAGAAAAATCTGCCGGTGGTGCTCACGGTGGCGCAGATCGAACAAATGCTGACGCTGCCGCTGACGCAGGAAAAATCAAAACGCGACGCGGTGTGGGCACCGGAACGTGACGCGGCGATTTTGGAGATGTTTTACAGCACGGGCATGCGCTTGAGCGAGCTGACGGCGCTGAACGTGGAGGACATCGACACCTACACCGAAACGGTGCGTGTCTTCGGCAAAGGGAAGAAGGAGCGGCTCTGTCCCGTGGGCAGCAAGGCACTGGAGGCGGTGCAGCGCTATCGTGCGAAGGCCGGCGTGCATGATGGGGCGTTGTTTCGCAGCAAGCTGGGCACGCGCATCACCACGCAGGCGGTGGACGATGTGGTGAGCAAATACTGGCGTGCCTCAGGCCTGCCAGTGCATCTCACGCCACACAAGTTCCGCCACAGCTTCGCCACGCATCTGCTGAACAACGGCGCTGATCTGCGCAGCGTGCAGGAGCTGCTGGGCCATGCGAGCCTTTCGACGACGCAGATCTACACACACGTCTCGACGCAGCGGATGAAGGAGGTGTATGAGGCCTCGCATCCGAGGGCGTGA
- a CDS encoding FAD/NAD(P)-binding oxidoreductase yields MAGLASASWALPKAVSAATTAPHVLVIGGGFGGATVAKYLKLWGGNIDVTLIDRDASHYACILSNLVVTGALPMSRIQLGYTNLQTKRGVNFAQGEALSVDPVAREVTVKIGNDYFAYSYDKLVLAPGIEFINPAGNYNATLTPHAWKAGSQTLLLKNQLSAMTKGQTFVMTIPKSPYRCPPGPYERACSVADYLKRKKSGAKIIVLDANASIQAEPVNFGNAFSKTYKGVLTYIPNAAVVSVDSSAKSIVTSQGTFKSAVLNVIPNQRAGQIVTNAGLVNDPTGKWALVNPLSYASTIYPDIHILGDSQGTGQPKSGHMANSQAKVCANAIIRAFNGEAPDPSPVTSSACFSPITATTAAWLTASFQYDPATKAMKRVEASFAEAAQPTSDGMQQMFHWADNIFADSFG; encoded by the coding sequence ATGGCCGGGCTCGCCTCGGCATCCTGGGCACTGCCCAAGGCCGTCAGCGCGGCCACGACCGCTCCACATGTGCTCGTCATCGGTGGAGGCTTTGGTGGTGCCACCGTGGCGAAGTATCTCAAGCTCTGGGGCGGCAACATTGACGTCACCTTGATTGATCGAGATGCCAGCCATTACGCCTGCATCCTCTCGAACTTGGTCGTCACCGGCGCACTGCCGATGAGCCGCATCCAGCTCGGCTACACGAACCTGCAAACAAAACGCGGCGTGAACTTCGCCCAAGGTGAGGCCCTCTCAGTCGATCCCGTGGCGAGAGAAGTCACGGTCAAGATTGGCAATGACTACTTTGCCTACTCGTATGACAAGCTGGTGCTTGCTCCGGGCATCGAGTTCATCAATCCGGCGGGCAACTACAACGCCACCCTCACGCCGCACGCGTGGAAGGCCGGATCACAGACGCTGCTGCTGAAGAATCAGCTTTCCGCGATGACGAAGGGCCAGACTTTTGTGATGACCATCCCGAAGTCGCCCTATCGCTGCCCGCCTGGGCCGTATGAGCGCGCTTGTTCGGTGGCCGACTACCTGAAGCGCAAAAAGAGCGGCGCAAAAATCATCGTGCTCGATGCGAATGCATCCATCCAGGCTGAGCCGGTGAACTTTGGCAACGCCTTCAGCAAGACCTACAAAGGCGTCCTCACCTACATCCCGAACGCCGCCGTCGTGAGCGTCGATTCTTCGGCGAAATCCATCGTGACCTCGCAGGGCACGTTCAAGAGCGCGGTTCTCAACGTCATCCCGAATCAACGTGCGGGCCAGATCGTGACGAACGCCGGCCTCGTCAATGATCCCACCGGCAAATGGGCGCTGGTCAATCCGCTCAGCTACGCCTCCACCATCTATCCGGACATCCACATTCTCGGCGACTCCCAGGGCACCGGCCAGCCCAAATCCGGGCACATGGCCAACTCGCAGGCCAAAGTCTGTGCCAACGCAATCATCCGCGCCTTCAACGGCGAGGCACCCGATCCGAGCCCGGTCACCAGTTCTGCCTGCTTCAGCCCGATCACCGCCACTACGGCCGCATGGCTCACGGCCTCGTTCCAATACGATCCCGCCACCAAAGCCATGAAGCGTGTCGAAGCATCCTTCGCCGAGGCTGCGCAGCCGACTTCCGACGGCATGCAGCAGATGTTTCATTGGGCGGACAATATCTTCGCCGACTCGTTCGGCTGA
- a CDS encoding SprT family zinc-dependent metalloprotease: MLDLSQLSFDFSALPRWMPFRTVRELEPEEAPAPTEEAVLDGRDAVLEEQTRAMLLALELPGGAKLVTVTWNARLRSTAGYARYPSWAIELNPRLREFEGQVDRTLKHELAHLIAYHRSGRRRIEPHGHEWRLACADLGISGEKAHHRLPLPRNEIERKLAYTCPACQTTVQRVRKFRRPTACLHCCNRHAGGRYDGRFRLVLMSGT; the protein is encoded by the coding sequence ATGCTCGATCTCTCCCAACTCAGCTTCGATTTCTCAGCGCTTCCACGCTGGATGCCGTTCCGCACGGTACGTGAGCTGGAGCCTGAGGAAGCACCTGCGCCTACGGAGGAGGCCGTGCTGGATGGTCGTGATGCCGTGTTGGAAGAACAGACGCGGGCGATGCTGCTGGCGCTGGAGCTTCCCGGCGGTGCGAAGCTCGTCACCGTGACGTGGAATGCGCGGCTGCGCAGCACGGCGGGCTACGCGCGCTACCCGAGCTGGGCCATTGAGCTGAATCCGCGTCTGCGTGAGTTTGAAGGCCAGGTGGACCGCACGTTGAAGCACGAGCTGGCGCATTTGATCGCCTATCACCGCAGCGGTCGCCGCCGCATCGAGCCGCATGGTCACGAATGGCGTCTGGCGTGTGCAGATCTCGGTATTTCGGGCGAGAAGGCGCATCACCGTCTGCCGCTGCCGCGCAACGAGATCGAACGCAAGCTGGCTTACACATGCCCGGCGTGCCAGACCACGGTTCAGCGCGTGCGCAAGTTCCGCCGTCCCACCGCCTGCCTGCACTGCTGCAACCGCCACGCGGGAGGCCGTTATGACGGGCGTTTCAGGCTTGTGCTGATGAGCGGGACCTAG
- a CDS encoding FMN-binding protein → MSSSRRWKSTALRLWRVALLVAVVFAIRRSHQPVAVELTVERIRDFFPTAADLTPQNGMQVVKDESGITLGHVMQTSPEADDIIGYSGPTNTLIALDSRGKVLGLRILHSNDTTDHVAEVVGERAFFKQFTNKKAAEMANMHVDAVSGATLTSSAIAEGVLRRLGKSATTSLRFPDAITLDEVKKLEPRAAKLRESKTHPGSQEILDAKDQVIALAVRTAPSSDGVVGYKGPSDTFMLMNATGSTLRGIALRRSYDNEVYVGYVTGDAAFLKTFDGMTVEQIANIDFANAGVEGVSGATQTSFGVAEGVRVRAQSLLKEKEAKRSWWSLIRWRWQDSGHVVILLAAFVMAFTPLRGRAWCRHLHHALLVIYGGFMAGEMLSQGLLAGWAAHGTPWRNVHGLVLLAAVALLGPVFTSKQLYCHHICPHGALQQLLAKRLPFQWSPPHGVEVVLSKLPFVLLAFVLLSVAFALPVDLNALEPFDAYLFRVAGWASIVIAIVGLLWSLVTPLAYCRYGCPTGALFKLLRFTGDADRFGARDWLGAMCVVFVLLFAHG, encoded by the coding sequence ATGTCTTCCTCCCGCCGCTGGAAATCCACCGCCCTGCGCCTCTGGCGCGTGGCGTTGCTGGTGGCGGTGGTGTTTGCGATCCGGCGCTCGCATCAGCCGGTGGCGGTGGAGCTTACCGTGGAGCGGATTCGCGACTTCTTTCCCACTGCGGCCGATTTGACACCGCAAAACGGCATGCAGGTGGTGAAGGACGAATCCGGCATCACGCTCGGACATGTGATGCAAACTTCGCCGGAGGCGGATGACATCATCGGTTACTCCGGGCCAACGAACACACTGATCGCGCTCGACTCACGCGGCAAGGTGCTCGGCCTGCGCATCCTGCACAGCAACGACACGACGGATCATGTGGCCGAGGTGGTGGGCGAACGAGCGTTCTTCAAGCAGTTCACCAACAAAAAGGCTGCCGAGATGGCAAACATGCACGTGGACGCCGTTTCAGGCGCGACTTTGACGAGCAGCGCAATTGCGGAAGGTGTTCTGCGGCGTCTGGGCAAAAGCGCGACGACTTCACTGCGTTTTCCAGACGCGATCACGCTCGATGAAGTGAAGAAACTGGAGCCACGGGCCGCGAAGCTGCGTGAGTCAAAGACGCATCCGGGTTCGCAGGAGATTCTTGATGCTAAAGATCAAGTGATCGCGCTGGCGGTGCGCACAGCCCCGAGTTCGGATGGCGTGGTCGGCTACAAGGGGCCGAGCGACACCTTCATGCTGATGAATGCGACAGGTTCGACGCTGCGAGGCATCGCGTTGCGGCGCAGCTACGACAACGAAGTTTATGTCGGTTACGTCACGGGTGATGCGGCATTTTTGAAGACTTTCGACGGCATGACGGTGGAACAGATCGCGAACATCGACTTTGCCAATGCGGGTGTGGAAGGTGTTTCAGGTGCGACGCAGACGAGTTTTGGCGTGGCGGAGGGCGTGCGCGTGCGGGCACAGTCGCTCCTCAAAGAGAAGGAGGCGAAGCGCAGTTGGTGGAGCCTGATTCGCTGGCGCTGGCAGGACTCGGGGCATGTGGTCATTCTCCTGGCAGCGTTCGTGATGGCGTTCACTCCGTTGCGCGGTCGTGCGTGGTGCCGGCATCTGCATCACGCATTGCTCGTGATCTACGGCGGCTTCATGGCGGGTGAAATGCTCTCGCAAGGGCTGCTCGCCGGCTGGGCGGCACATGGCACACCATGGCGTAATGTGCACGGACTGGTGCTGCTCGCGGCGGTGGCGCTGCTGGGGCCGGTTTTCACCAGCAAGCAGCTCTACTGCCATCACATCTGCCCGCATGGCGCGTTGCAGCAGCTTTTGGCAAAGCGGCTGCCATTTCAATGGTCGCCACCGCATGGGGTGGAGGTTGTTTTGTCGAAGCTGCCGTTCGTGCTGCTGGCGTTCGTGTTGTTGAGCGTGGCTTTTGCCCTGCCGGTGGATTTGAACGCGCTGGAGCCGTTTGATGCGTATCTGTTCCGCGTCGCGGGCTGGGCCAGCATTGTGATCGCCATCGTGGGATTGCTGTGGTCCTTGGTCACGCCGCTGGCGTATTGCCGCTACGGTTGTCCGACAGGCGCGTTGTTCAAGCTGCTGCGCTTCACTGGTGACGCGGATCGCTTTGGCGCACGCGACTGGCTGGGCGCGATGTGTGTGGTATTCGTTCTTCTCTTTGCCCACGGCTGA
- a CDS encoding HAMP domain-containing sensor histidine kinase gives MFSKLFPEHLPSTWRLGLLLTVLMACSTALCITVAGWAMKQNLSSIARAVVLDDLGEYAVLYNRSGLKEITDVFAAGGHEESQAVRITSPQGLAIFEQIPTAVAGYQWPDHAPARMKPSETLLVTIQHPARDQQLLAGCQVLNDGNILWFGRTDAEDLAYVEHIRGHLWLAGLASTAFMLVPLWWFVRHVLRPVQDMMKSTCKLAEGRTDARLVAPDAVPELQAFASAFNAGLDRIDGLTAELQSANDNLAHELRTPLARIRGNLEIYHDHTENATARDAAARGLEEIDRAADLVQTILTTRAGEHKALKLHLEIIDLRELLAHLHELYKAAAEERGLTLTLDAPASHWVLLDRQRINQAVANLLDNAFAYTPRGGTVTLALAANGDQARILVRDTGPGLSAADLTSIWQRFTRGSAASANTPGMGLGLSLVHAIIHTHGGQTGCRNREEGGAEFWIDLPAGDPLHAANAV, from the coding sequence ATGTTCTCCAAGCTGTTCCCTGAGCACCTCCCGTCCACCTGGCGGCTGGGATTGCTGCTGACCGTGCTCATGGCATGCAGCACCGCGCTGTGCATCACCGTGGCGGGCTGGGCGATGAAACAAAACCTCAGCAGCATCGCCCGCGCGGTGGTGCTCGACGATTTGGGCGAGTACGCCGTGCTCTACAATCGCAGCGGCCTCAAGGAGATCACAGACGTGTTCGCCGCCGGCGGGCATGAGGAAAGCCAGGCCGTGCGCATCACCAGCCCGCAGGGTCTGGCGATTTTCGAGCAGATTCCCACTGCGGTGGCCGGTTACCAATGGCCGGATCACGCACCGGCCCGGATGAAGCCGTCAGAGACGCTGCTCGTCACGATCCAGCACCCGGCGAGGGATCAGCAGCTCCTCGCTGGCTGCCAGGTGCTCAATGATGGCAACATCCTCTGGTTCGGCCGCACGGATGCCGAAGATCTCGCCTATGTGGAGCACATCCGCGGCCATCTATGGCTCGCGGGCCTCGCATCGACGGCGTTCATGCTCGTGCCCTTGTGGTGGTTCGTGCGTCATGTGCTGCGTCCTGTCCAGGACATGATGAAAAGCACATGCAAGCTGGCCGAAGGCCGCACGGATGCGCGGCTCGTCGCTCCGGACGCCGTGCCGGAGCTGCAAGCCTTTGCCTCCGCCTTCAATGCCGGCCTCGACCGCATCGACGGCCTCACCGCCGAACTGCAAAGTGCCAACGACAACCTCGCGCACGAGCTGCGCACACCGCTCGCGCGCATTCGTGGCAATCTCGAGATCTACCATGACCACACCGAAAACGCCACCGCACGCGATGCCGCCGCGCGCGGCCTGGAGGAGATCGACCGCGCCGCCGATCTTGTACAAACGATCCTCACCACCCGCGCGGGCGAGCACAAAGCTCTCAAGCTCCACCTTGAAATCATCGACCTGCGCGAGCTGCTCGCGCATTTGCATGAGCTCTACAAAGCCGCTGCCGAGGAGCGCGGCCTGACGCTCACCCTTGATGCGCCCGCTTCTCACTGGGTGCTGCTGGACCGCCAGCGCATCAATCAAGCCGTCGCCAACCTGCTCGACAACGCCTTCGCCTACACGCCGCGTGGCGGCACCGTCACGCTCGCACTCGCCGCGAATGGCGACCAGGCGCGCATCCTCGTGCGCGACACCGGCCCCGGTCTCAGCGCTGCCGATTTGACCTCCATCTGGCAGCGTTTCACACGCGGCAGCGCCGCCAGTGCCAACACACCCGGCATGGGCCTCGGTCTCAGTCTCGTGCATGCCATCATACATACCCACGGCGGCCAGACCGGCTGCCGCAACCGCGAGGAAGGCGGCGCCGAGTTCTGGATCGATCTCCCCGCAGGCGATCCGCTGCACGCCGCGAACGCGGTGTGA